Below is a window of Nitrospira sp. DNA.
CCACCAGCCATCGAGGACACTGAGGTTGATCACCCCGTTGAGTGCGGCCTTTTGGCCACTGGTCCCGCTCGCCTCGAGCGGGGCCCGTGGAGTATTGAGCCAGATATCGACGCCTTGCACGAGGTACTTTGCCATATGCATGTCATAGTCTTCGAGGAAAGCGACGTGACCACCGAGTTTGTGATCGTTGCAGAAACTCAGTACTTCGTGAATGAAGTAGCGCCCCGGTTCGTCGGCCGGGTGCGCTTTGCCTGCAAACACGATTTGGACGGGCCTCCACCGATTGTGGAGCAACTGCTTGAGTCGGTCGAGATCTCGGAACAGGAGTGTTGCACGTTTGTAGGTGGCGAACCGCCGGGCGAATCCGATCGTGAGGGCTTCCGGATCCAGCAGCGTTCCTCTGGCGATCGCTTGCATAGGCTGGAGATGGCCGCGAATCCAGCCGTCCCGGGCACGTTCACGGATAAACCGCATCAGTTTGCGTCGTGTTGTTTGTCGAACGGCCCAGAGGGCGTCATCCGGCAGGTCCGTGACCCGTTGCCAGATGGTGGGGTCATCGACCCGTTCTGCCCAATCGGGGCTGAGGTATTTGGCATAGAGCGAGTTCGCTTCCGGGGAGATCCAGGTGGGCGCGTGGATGCCGTTGGTGAGGCTGCGGATAGGAACGAGATCCTGTGCCAGGCCAGGCCACAGGTGTTGCCACATTTGTCGAGAGACGCGCCCGTGCTCGCGGCTTACGCCGTTGACGTGGGCCGACAGCCGCATCGCAAGGGCGGTCATATTGAAGCCGTGTCCGGCGCTTTCCGGCGTTTCGCCCAAGCGCAGGAACTCTTCTCTGGAAAGTCCGAGTTGGCCCCAATAATTACTGAAGTAGCGATCCATCAGGTGAAACGGAAAAATATCGTGCCCGGCCGGAACGGGGGTGTGCGTGGTGAACACGGTGCTCTGCCGAACCAGGTCACTCGCCTCAGCGTGGCTGTGTCCGGTGGTGACGAATTCCCGGATGCGTTCTATGGTCAGGAAAGCCGAATGGCCTTCATTGCAATGCCAGACTGCGGGACTGATACCCAGGGCGCGTAAGATCCGCACGCCGCCGATCCCGAGCAGAAACTCCTGACAAAGTCTGATTTCCTGGTCCCCACCGTAGAGCCGCGCGGAGAGGGCGCGATCTTCGGGCGTGTTTTCAGGCACATCGGTATCGATGAGATAGAGGGACATTCGTCCGTTACGTACTTGCCACACGAGCACGGTAACCTGGCGATGGCCGATCTCGACCTTGATGGAGCAGGGAATTCCCGTCGGCGTCATCGCCTGGTGAATCGGCGAATCGTGTCGATTGAAGGGCGCGTAGGTGGCTTCCTGCCATCCTTCCGGGTTGATACGCTGTTTAAAATATCCTTGTGGGTACATGAAGCCGATGCCGACGAGAGGAATGCCCAAGTCACTGGCCTCTTTGCAATGGTCTCCGGCCAGGATGCCAAGTCCTCCGCTGTAAATCGGGATGGAAATATGCAGCCCGAACTCAGCCGAAAAGTAGGCGATGGGAGAATTCTGGAGCGCGGGGAACTCCGTCGCCGCCCAGGTGTTCTTATTGCTCAGGTATTCGTCGAAGGCGCGTAACACAGCCGAGTATTGCCGGACGAAATTCGGGTCGCCGGCCAAGGTGACAAAGCGTTCAGGTTTCACCCCTGAGAGCAGCTGAACTGGATTGTGATGAGTAAGGAACCAGAGCGTGGGGTCGATGGACTCAAACAGCTGACGCGCCGGTTGATTCCAACTCCACCAGAGATTGCGGGCCAGTTCACCGAGTCGATGCAGGCTTTGGGGAACCGTATCTTGAGGGGGTTGTATGTGGTCGGGTGCTTGCACGACGCCTCCGTGGAATGTGATCGATGCGTGAGGACGGGGACTGTAGGGTCCCGCTTCCTGAATGCTATGTCAGGCGTGTCCCGCTTTGTGCCAGGATGCCCATTGGTCAGAAAAGGCGACGGTGGCGTAGCGCTCTCCGAGAATCTTGGCGACTCGATTCATGGTCGTCGTCAGTTGTTTCGCCTCCTCCTGCGTCAGGTCCTGGCGGAAACGCGGATGGAGCCCCCATCGCGTCTCGACCTCTTCGCCTTTGATGCTCGACATGACACTTACCAGCTTAATATCGGCGCCGGTGGTTCCTCGAGTCGCGCCGCTTCCCCCGGTTTCAGCCGGGTTGGTAGTAGCCTCGGCGGCGATGGGCGGTGTTTGCCCTTCGAAAATCCCGATGAGGGCCGGAATCACGGCGCTGACACAGAGCGTGGCCGCGGCGGTTACGCCCGGGTTGCGCGGCGCTCCGACCGCACGGGCGACGCGATCACTGAAGTCACGGTACAGGTCGTTCTTGGCAGGGCTGTCCTCCGTCACGAGAAACCGGTAACGCTCATAGGTCTGTCGGCTTTCGGCCACGGCTGTTCCGATCGTCAGCACGATTTCCGTCTGGTCGCTGCCGGCGCCGAAGGCCGGTTCCAGGGCTTTCTTGAGCTGGTCGATGACCGTATCCGTCAACTGGTCCATGAATTGCGGTTGTTCTTTGAGCGGGATGTGGAGGGCCGATACACGATCGGTCAGATTGAACATGACGCGTAAGAATTCGAGATAAATGGTCCACTCATCCTGGTGTTTCAGCTTTAAGGCCTGTTCCGGGGCCGCACGTTTGATGACGGAGACGGACTCTCCTGCCACTGCGAGCATGAGCTCCGCCACGGTTTGCATCTGCTGAGCGAATGAATACGGTCTGGTTGTCATAGAAGTCCCCTGCTGGTCCGGCATTATATACAACTCAATTTGAAGGTCCAAGTGTTGATCTCGATGCCTGCGCGCGGAGCAGGCGACTCGCAGCTCTGTCGTTGCAAGGTCTCCGGTGGTATGTTATACAGCGCGACCGCTCCCGTCATGAGCCTCACTGCCCAGTCGGATGCCAACATGGACCGAGAGATCAAGCCCTACATTCTGAAACGGACTTCGGATCAAGACCAGGTCCGGAAGTTCTCGTTGGACTATGCCAAGGAGCTCAACGCGCAGCAGTATGCGGCCGTGACGGCGGCCGATGGCCCTGCGCTGGTCATTGCCGGTGCCGGAAGCGGCAAAACGCGGACGCTCGTGCATCGCGTCGCCTATCTGATTGATTCCGGGGTGGATCCCTCGCACATTTTGCTGCTGACCTTCACGAGGAAGTCTTCGGAGGAGATGCTGGAGCGTGTCGGCGCTTTGATCGGATCGCGCAGCCAGCGAGTTTGTGGCGGCACCTTCCATTCGGTCGCCAACATGCTGCTGCGGCGCCATGGACGAGTCCTCGGGATCGAACCGGGCTTTACGATTATGGATCGCGGCGATGCGGAAGATCTGATCGCTCTCCTGCGCGCCCAATTGGGCCTGAACGAAAAAGATAAGCGATTCCCTCGCAAGGGAACGATTGCGGAGATTTACAGCAAGTGCGAAAACACGCTGCGTGGATTAGAAGAGATTGTCCTCGACGAGTTTTCCCACTTTGCCGATCATCTGGAAGCGCTAGGGAAGCTTCAGCGCGCCTACCAGGCCGCGAAGCGCCAGCGCCAGCTCCTTGATTATGACGATCTTCTGGTGCTGCTGCGGGACTTGTTGACGAAAGATGAGCCTACCAGGCGGGCGATCTCACAGCAATTCCGCTACATTTTGGTGGATGAGTATCAGGATACGAATCGGCTGCAGGCGGAACTCATTCGGAAGCTGGCTGCCACGCACGACAATGTCATGGTCGTGGGTGACGACTCCCAGTCCATTTATGCGTTTCGGGGCGCGACGTTCCGCAACATCATGGAATTTCCCTCCTGGTTCCCCGGCGCCAAGATCTACAAGTTGGAGGAAAATTACCGCAGCACCCAGCCGATTCTGAGCCTGGCCAACGAAATCATTCAGGAAGCCCCCGAGAAATATACGAAGCATCTGTTCACGCGCAAGCTGGATGGACCCTTGCCGGCGCTGGTGGAGGCGGCCGGGGAGAATGCGCAGTCTCGATTTGTGGCCCAAAAAATCCTGGAACTGCGAGAAGAAGGCGTTCCGCTGAGTGAGATTGCGGTACTTTTTCGCTCCAGCTTTCACTCCTTCGATCTGGAAATCGAGTTGTCGCGTTGCGGGCTGCCGTTTGTGAAGCGGGGCGGGATCAAATTCATCGAGGCAGCCCATGTCAAGGATCTCCTGGCTCACTTGCGGGTGGTCGTGAATCCTCAGGATGCAGTCAGTTGGCATCGCGTACTCATGCTGGTCGAAGGGGTGGGTCCCAAGAAGGCGCAGGATCTGGTGGCGGCCATGGTGAGGGTGAACGATCCGTACCAGGTGTTGCGGGACAGTAGCGGTCGTTCGGGCAAGGGGTTGAAAGAGTTGGGGGTGGTGCTTGAAAACCTGTCGAAGAGTGATGATTTGAGTCCGACCGAACAGGTGAATCGGGTGTATGAATATTATCTACCGATCCTCAAAGATCATCATGATGACTATCCCAAGCGGATTCGGGATCTGGATCATCTGCATACCATTGCCGAAAGTTATCCCGGCTTGACTGAGTTCCTGGCTGATTTGGCGCTGGCACCGCCGGACGGCAGTGCTGTGGGCGTGGAACCGTCGGGGCGGGACGATGAGCAGGTGGTGCTGTCCACGATTCATTCGGCGAAGGGGTTGGAGTGGCAGTGCGTATTTTTGTTGTGGGTCGTCGACGGAAAGTTCCCTTCTGTATTTTCTTTCAACACCGATGAAGAGCTGGAAGAGGAGCGGCGCTTACTGTATGTCGCGGTGACTCGGGCGAAGCGCTACCTGTTCCTGACCTATCCGATCAATGTGTACGACCGGACTTCCGGTATGTTGTTGTCCAAGCCGTCGCGATTCCTGGATCACGTGTCGCCCCGTTTGTTTGAAACATTGGCTCTGGTCGAGGAAGGCCATGGGCATGAATGGGGGCACGAGCATGATCGGTACGTCTAGGTCGATCGTTCCCACCGTCTAACTCTGGTTTGGGCTGCCGTACTCCATTCTACGATTCAGGATGAACATGCGTCGGGTGCACGTCCATAGCGGTTGGTTCGGAGCTGTTTTGCCCGCGATGGCTGCGGGGCTGGTACTGGGACTTCTGGTCTTCGGCCAGGCCAGAGCAGAGACGGCCGCGCCAGCTTCGGACCCCTCGCACGTCTGGGGCACATTGGTGGCGGAAGCGAAAGCCCTCCATCTTCCCACTCGGTTCCTCGAACAAATTCCCGCGCAGTTTGTGGCGTTTGAGTTTGAGGATCTGCACGCGTTTGCTGCGGAGTATCACCCGTCCGAGCATCGCATGGTGTTGGATCGATCGCTGTCTTTGAATGCAGCGGGGAGGACCCTGCGTCCATTGTCGCGGTTGACGCACAAGGAGTTGGAAACGCTTTATCACGAACTGTTTCATGCCTACATGGATTTTCTCGAACAGGAGCGTGCGCCGTCGGCTGCCCACGCGTCGTTTATGGCGTTCGCCCGCGAGCGGCAACGGTGCCGCTATCAGCAGGTCCTCATCACGCCGGTGCTCCAAAAGAAAGATTTGAAAGAGGAGCGCTTTCTCAGCGAGACGGAGTCCTGGGAAGCGTTGAATGAAACCTGGGCTGTGTTTGTGGGATGGGCGATCTGGACCCATCTGGAAGTGGAGAAAAAGGGGGCGCGTGAACTTCGATCATCCGGCCGGGCGCTGAATGTTCCGGCTTGGATCGCCCGGCTCAGTCAGGCGGAGCAGGATGCCAGCCTGAGTGGATATTACGAGCCGGAGGATCCGGGTGAAAAGGCGCTGGCACGCAAGCGGTTTCTTGCGCCGGACTTTCGCCTGTCAGCCCCGGAACTCTTATTGCTCATGAAGGAAGTTCTGGGCAGTTCGGCGGACATGATTCGCCAGGCCGGTCAAGTAATGAAGCGCGCGAGGGCTGTGCCGCCCTCAAGTGGAGCCTGTGACACTCCTGCTGCATCGTAGAATTGTTCCTGCATAGAACATACCCCCTTGACAATGGAACGCGTCGCAAATAAAATCGGCTGCTTTCGAAGCCAGGTCAATCCTCATTTCATCAGCGCTCCAGCCCTGTTGTTTTGCTGGGGAGCTGTGCATGGTGGGGCTTACTTTCATTCTTCTTTCCGGGGAATGAAGTCGCTCTGGTTCGGGAATTACTTGAAATAAATAGTATTCGCTTGAGTTTGGGAACACGCGCCTAGCGGGCAGGTACCCAAGTGGACAAAGGGGGCAGACTGTAAATCTGCTGCCTTATGGCTTCCAAGGTTCGAATCCTTGCCTGCCCACCAAACTGAGCGTATTCGACCGAATATCACGTGAAGCGTGTGCGTCCGGTTGGGTAATGATAATGGGCGCGATCCGGCGATGCGCAGGATTGTGTGGTCGAGCGTGTCGCGTCGGATCGTTGGAGTGTTGGTCGGGTCACCGTGGGCGGGCGTAGCTCAGTGGTAGAGTTCCAGCCTTCCAAGCTGGCTGTCGTGGGTTCAAATCCCATCGCCCGCTCCAAATCCAGCGTGCTCGACCGCGGTGCGGACAGAGCGTGTGAGGGCGGACTAAGACTGTGAGTTCAGGGCCCACGTAGCTCAGTTGGCAGAGCACGTCCTTGGTAAGGACGAGGTCACGCGTTCGATTCGCGTCGTGGGCTCCATAGTCAGGTTTGTCCGGTTAGAGTCGCTGTCTGCTGCTGGAGAGCCGGAATATACGGTTAGGGTTCTGGGAAAACAGTGTTTTGAGAAAAGGAGTGAATCATGGCGAAGGCGAAATTTGAGCGACGGAAGCCCCACGTGAACATCGGGACGATCGGGCACGTGGACCATGGCAAGACGACGCTGACGAGTGCGCTGACCAAGATCTGCTCGGATCGCGGGATGGCGAAATTCGTGAGCTATGACGAAGTGGCGAAGGCGAGCGAAAGTCAAGGGCGCCGGGATGCCAGCAAGATCATGACGATCGCGATCAGCCACGTCGAGTATGAGACGGACAATCGGCACTATGCGCACGTTGACTGCCCGGGCCACGCGGATTATGTGAAGAACATGATCACCGGCGCCGCGCAGATGGATGGAGCGATCCTGGTGGTGAGTGCCGCGGACGGCCCGATGCCGCAGACGCGGGAGCACATTTTGTTGGCGCGCCAAGTCGGCGTCCCCTACATCGTGGTGTTTCTGAACAAGGCGGACAAGGTCGATGACAAAGAATTGTTGGAATTAGTCGAGCTCGAAGTGCGGGAGCTGCTGACCAAGTACGACTTCCCGGGCGATAAGATTCCGATCGTGCAGGGCTCGGCGCTGAAAGCGGTCGAAGGGGATCAGGGGCCGTTGGGCGTGCCGTCCATTCTGAAGTTGCTCGAAGCCGTCGATACCTACATCCCGACGCCGACCCGGGCGATTGATAAGCCGTTCCTGATGCCGATCGAAGACGTATTTACGATCAGCGGACGCGGCACGGTCGTGACGGGCCGATGCGAGAAGGGGATCGTGAAGGTCGGCGACGAAATCGAAATCGTCGGCTTGCGGCCCACGCAGACGACCATCGTGACGGGCGTGGAAATGTTCCGCAAGGTGCTCGATGAGGGGCAGGCGGGGGACAATATCGGCGTCTTGCTGCGCGGCACGAAGAAGGAAGATGTGGAGCGGGGCATGGTGTTGGCCAAGCCGAAGAGCATCACGCCGCACACGAAGTTCAAGGCGGAGATCTATGTGTTGACCAAGGAAGAAGGTGGACGTCATACGCCGTTCTTTAATGGCTACCGGCCGCAGTTCTACTTCCGGACGACCGACGTGACGGGGATCGTGACGTTAACGCCGGGCGTGGAGATGGTGATGCCGGGAGACAATGTGACGGTCACGGGCGAATTGATCAGTCCGATCGCCATGGATCAGGGGTTGCGGTTTGCGGTTCGAGAGGGCGGCAAAACCGTCGGCTCGGGCGTCGTTACGGAAATTTTAGCGTAAGAATGCGCGATCAGCGATCAGCGGTCAGCTCACGAAGTGGGGTTGACGGCTGAGCGTTGACGGCTCAGGGGATGGCAAATGCGAGATATCATCGACTTGGCCTGTACGGTCTGCAAGCAGCGAAATTATACGACCCGCAAGAACAAGAAGAACGATCCGGATCGCTTGGAGCGAAACAAGTTCTGTAAGTTCTGCCGGAAGCACATCGCTCATAAGGAAGTGAAGTAGGGCTCCTCTGCTGGGTTGGGCATGGTCCTTGGCTCGGCAGCGCTCATGTTCCGGCTGGAGGGGCATGGTGTCAACGGCAGCACATCGGTCTCCAAAACCGAGAGTCTAGGTTCAAATCCTAGTGCCCCTGCCAAGCCCTTGTTTGTAAGTGAGTGGGTGTCCGGCGTCGGCGAGGCCGGCTCGATAAACTGTCTGAGAAGTTCGGAGAGAGGATTGTAACCGTGTTTCAGCGATTGATCGCCTCTATTCGAGAATTCATCGAGGGTGTGCGCGGTGAACTCAAGAAGGTCTCGTTCCCGTCGAGGACGGAAACGATCGGCGCCACCACGGTCGTGATCGTGTTTTGTATCCTCATGTCCCTTTATCTGTCGATGATGGATTCCGTGCTGGGCTGGCTGATGCGCAAGGTCATTTAGTTGCGTGGTGCGGCTGGACAGGTCCGGCGTTGCCCGGACGATACGATGCTGGATGTTCAGCTGAGAGGAGATGATGAGCAATAAGAACTGGTACGTCATCCATACCTATGCGGGGTTTGAGGGTCGCGTGAAGACCAGTCTCCTTGAGCGCGCAAGTCAAATGGGGCTCACCGAGCGACTTGGGCAGGTCCTGGTTCCGACGGAAGATGTAATCGAGATCAAGGACGGAAAGCGACGCACGTCCCGGAGAAAATTTTTCCCGGGTTACGTTCTGATTGAACTCGAGGCGCCGCTGGCTGATGAAACCTTGCAGATGATTAAGGAGACCCCCAAGGTTACCGGGTTCGTCGGGGGAGGGGCTCAGCCTACACCGCTGTCCTCGGAAGAGGTGGATTCTCTGCTGAAGCAGGTAGATGCCGGCGCGGCAGGACCGCGCGAGCAGGTCCGGTTTATCAAGGGGGACAATGTCCGGATTGTAGATGGTCCGTTCCTCGGTTTTAATGGCGCGGTCGATGATGTGGATGCTGATCATAGCCGGGTAAAAGTTTTTGTAAGTATTTTTGGCCGGTCGACGCCGGTCGAGCTTGGTTTCTTGCAGGTCGAACGTATTTGAGGTCACTGGATTCGAGATGGTGGACTGAGAGCCGTTCTCAGCCCTCGTGCTCAGTCCGCAGTTCTCAGGGAGTAACTCATGGCCAAGGAAGTATCAGCGCAGATTAAATTGCAGATTCCGGCCGGCAAGGCCAATCCTGCTCCGCCCGTTGGTCCGTCATTGGGTCAGCACGGCGTGAACATTATGGAGTTTTGCAAGCAGTTTAACGCCAAAACGCAGAAGGACGGGGATAGCATCATCCCGGTGATCATTACGGTCTATAAGGACCGGAGCTTTACCTTCATCATGAAGACGCCTCCGGCATCGGACCTCCTGAAGAAGGCCGCCGGGATCATCAAGGGGTCCGGCGTGCCGCATAAGGACAAGGTGGGAAAAGTGAGTCAGGCCCAGGTCCGTGAAATCGCGCAGAAGAAGTTGTCCGACCTGAATGCGGCCGATCTTGAGGGCGCCATCAAGATTATCCAGGGGACCGCGCGTAGCATGGGCATCACCGTCCAGTAAGTTTCTGCAGAGTGAACCTCCGGCGGATGTGAAGGAGCAGCAGTATGGGAAAGAAATTGACCGCGGCTCAGGAAAAGATCGAGCCCAGGTTTTATGAGTTGAAAGAGGCTGTCGAGGCTGTCAAGCAGGCGGCCTTTGCCAAGTACGATGAGTCCGTCGATCTGGCGATTCGTCTGGGAATCGATCCCAAGCGGTCGGATCAGATGGTACGCGGGACCACGGCGTTGCCGCATGGGACGGGTAAGAAGCTCCGCGTGCTCGTATTTGCCAAAGGCGAAAAAGAGCAGGAGGCTCGCCAGGCGGGCGCAGATCATGTGGGCTCGGACGACCTGATGGAAAAGATCAAGGGCGGGTGGATGGAGTTTGATTGTGCCATCTCCACGCCTGATTTGATGGCCTCTGTCGGTAAGCTGGGAAAGGTGCTTGGTCCCCGCGGACTGATGCCCAATCCGAAGACCGGCACGGTCACGTTTGAGGTCGGCAAGGCAGTCAGTGAAATTCGCAAGGGCCGTGTCGAGTTCAAGGTCGAGAAAGCCGGAATCGTGCAAGTGCCGGTTGGTAAGGTCTCGTTTGACGTTCAAAAGCTGTATGACAATGCGCAGGCCGTGCTGGAGTCTGTGGTGAAGGCGAAGCCCTCATCCTGCAAGGGCCGATACATCAAGAGTGTGACGATGTCGAGCACCATGGGGCCGGGCGTGAAGCTGGATCCTGTGGCGCTGTCGAAGTTGTGGAGTTGAGAACAGGCAGGTTCTCAGTAAGGGGAGAGGCATGAAGAAAGAAGAGAAGGCAACAGCGATCGCAGAGTTGACGGAAAAGTTCGGTCGCGCCCGCTTGGCGATTCTGACGGAGTGCGCCGGCATGCCCGTCAATCAGATGACCGAGTTGCGCCGGCAGTTGCGCGGCGCCAAGGCGGAGTATTGCGTCATCAAGAATACCCTGGCCGTGCGCGCCTCGACCGGCACGATTCTCGCGGACGCCAAAGATCATTTCAAGGGGCCGACTGGCCTGGTGATCGGGTATGACGATCCGGTTCTGCCGGCGAAGATCTTGCGCGATTTCATTCAGGCTGAAAAGCGGTCTGAGAAGATCAAGGTGACGGTCGGGGTATTGGAAGGCCGGCTGGTGCAGGCTGCGGATCTGAACGCCATTGCGCAGCTGCCGAAAAAGGAAGTGTTGATTGCGATGCTGCTATCGGCCATGCAGGGCCCGATTCGCGGCGTGGTGTACGCGTTGAGCGGAGTGTTAAGCAAGTTTGTGCGAGTCATTGCAGCCATTCAGGATAAAAAGAAAGGGGAGGGCGACATGTCAGCAGCAGGAACCAAGTTGTCACAAGATGAATTGATCAAGGCAATCGAGGGCATGAGCGTGTTGGAATTGGCCGATCTGGTCAAGGGGCTGGAGACGCGTTTTGGCGTGACGGCGGCGGCGCCTGTGGCCGTGGCGGCCGTGGGTGGTGGCGGGGCGGCAGCGGCTCCCGCTGAAGAGAAGACGGCCTTTGATGTGATCCTGGTCAGTGCTCCGGCAGACAAGAAGATCCAGGTCATCAAGGTGGTGCGTGAGCTCACCAGCCTCGGACTCAAGGAAGCGAAGGACCTGGTCGAGGGCGCTCCGAAGCCCATCAAGGCCGGTGCCACCAAGGAAGAAGCCGACACGATGAAGAAGAAGCTCGAGGAAAGCGGAGCGAAAGTCGAAGTTAAGTAACGGTTTACCGGGCGGCAGTGTGAGTTGTCCGTTGGGATGGCGCGGGGCGTTCATCTCCTTATGAGCTTGGAGGGCTAACGAATGTCGGAATCGACTCTTTCGGAGTTTGTCGAACGTAAGGATTTTTCTCGGATTCGTACGAGTATCGATATTCCCGATCTCATCGAAATCCAGAAGCGGTCCTACGAAGAGTTCCTCCAGATGGAAGTCGAGCCGGACCGTCGCAAGGATCAGGGGTTACAGGCGGCGTTAGCCAGCGTCTTTCCCATTACTGACTACAACAACACGGCGGCATTGGAGTTCTCCAACTATTCCTTGGGAACTCCGAAGTACGACGAACGGGAGTGCCTTGAGCAGGGAATGACGTTTGCCGTTCCCTTGAAATTGCGTGTGCGGTTGATTGTCTTCGATAAAGAGGACAAGGGGCCGAAGAAGAAGGTGCTGGACGTTCGGGAGCAGGAAGTCTATGTCGGCGAACTTCCGCTCATGACCGAGCGCGGTACCTTCCTCATCAACGGGACCGAGCGAGTGGTGGTCAGCCAGTTGCACCGCTCGCCGGGCGCGTCGTTCACCCACGATAAGGGGCGGACCCATGCCAGCGGCAAGGTGTTGTACTCTGCCCGGATTATTCCCTATCGCGGATCCTGGCTCGATTTCGAGTTCGACGCACGGGACATTCTGTACGTTCGCATCGATCGCCGTCGGAAAATGCCTGCCACGATCCTGTTGAAGGCGTTCGGGTATAGCACCGACGACCTGTTGCGAATGTACTACCCCGTGGAGGAGATTCGTGTCTCCAAGGGGAAGCTCTACCGGAAGCTTGATCCTGAAATCCATCATGGGTTGAAGTGTTCGACGGAAGTGATGGAGAAGGGCGGTAAGGACCCGCTCGTTCGCGAAGGAGCGAAGCTGACGAAGGTTCTGATCGCCAAGCTGAAGGCGGCGGGCATCAAGGAAATTCCTGTCACTCCCGCCGAGTTGGTGGGGCGCGCGGTGCTGACGGAGTTGGTCGACAGCGGCAAGAAGCAGTCGCTGGCCGAGAAAAATCAGCGTCTGACCGAAGAGATTCTGGAGAAGATCCTTGATAGCGATATCGAGGAATTCAAGGTCATTTATCTGGATACGACCAATGCCACGCTGGTCATCCTCGATACGCTCGACATGGAGCGCACCGGGTCGAAGGAAGAGGCGATGGTCGAGATCTATCGCCGTCTCAGGCCGGGTGAGACCCCGTCTGTCGAAACTGCGCGAGCCCTGTTCGATAATTTGTTCTTAAGTCCGAAACGGTACGATCTGTCGCCGGTCGGACGGCTCAAGCTCAATAAGAAGCTGGGCCTTGATTTCGCCCTTGAGCAGCGGACCCTTACGGCGCAGGACATTGTCGAGGTGGTGCGCTATCTGGTGAATCTCAAGATCGGTCGCGGTGAGATC
It encodes the following:
- the rplL gene encoding 50S ribosomal protein L7/L12, with protein sequence MKKEEKATAIAELTEKFGRARLAILTECAGMPVNQMTELRRQLRGAKAEYCVIKNTLAVRASTGTILADAKDHFKGPTGLVIGYDDPVLPAKILRDFIQAEKRSEKIKVTVGVLEGRLVQAADLNAIAQLPKKEVLIAMLLSAMQGPIRGVVYALSGVLSKFVRVIAAIQDKKKGEGDMSAAGTKLSQDELIKAIEGMSVLELADLVKGLETRFGVTAAAPVAVAAVGGGGAAAAPAEEKTAFDVILVSAPADKKIQVIKVVRELTSLGLKEAKDLVEGAPKPIKAGATKEEADTMKKKLEESGAKVEVK